The Arachis ipaensis cultivar K30076 chromosome B05, Araip1.1, whole genome shotgun sequence nucleotide sequence AATTTATGGACAAAATAGTAATAATACATTtttgtttataattaaaaaaaaatcattaaccCATTAAATAACTGCTGCAATCGTGAGGAAATTAAATAACTGCTCCACTTACAAATATTCTTCACTGTTGTCGATCATTTTTTCTGcatcttgctatcttttgattCTGACATGCATTTACTAAGAAAGGGACACCTGCAAATCATTGTGAGAGGATTTGACAAGAAAGTTGATACAATTTCTATGCCAATTCTAATGCCAAATTCGATCATTTTTTCTGcatcttgctatcttttgattCTGACATGCATTTACTAAGAAAGGGACACTTGCAAATCATCGTGAGAGGATTTGACAAGGAAGTTGATACAATTTTTATGCCAATTCCAATGCGAAATACAGGtaccttttgaaaaataataatagacgtTATGATAATACAAGTGATTGGTATTTTATATTTACGGTTTATTTTATGAGTCTAATTGAAATAAACACATTGAAATACAATAAACAGAATCGTTAATGCAACATTTATTAATgaataattactaaaaaatattatCTATATCAATATCAATATATAATGGGGATATGTAAGTGTGGTATccaattttttcttcttattttactcctattttcttttaattaaaaattggCTTTATCCTATGATAGGACTTAAAaacatattttaataaaaaaaaactgcTATTACATACGTActcaattctttttattttattttattttttcaaaaactgGCTTTAACCCACGACAAATTTAAAACTGATTCAATTTCAACCCACGACAGAATTTAAAGTTTTAAAATATaaacacaaaaaataaagataaattagAGTATAACAAataaactattttttaaaaaatatttctgAAATCTTAACGGACAAAATACTCATCATATTgttaatttatcataataaattaaaaaaataaatttaaaaatgtcACAAATTAATGGACGATATTCAaactttgaaaaaaattaatgaaaaaaatataatagaagaatattatttttaaaatattctaattttaataaaattaaacaaatttaaaataattaaaatcaccTTTATATGCGACATAAAAGTTAACTTTAATCatgataactaattttaatctTATGAATTCAAATTATGCTTATTATCTGTATTGCTCTTTAAAAATATAAGTCTGGAATCACATCATAATGAAGTTGTTCAAGTAAAAGATGTGATCATGTCCTAACTGGTTAGTACCCTATATATTTAAAACATCTAATAACGTTGTTTTAAGTCATTTTGCCTATACATTAAATCTTAGTATAGAAgattaacaaaattaattaacttaatttactcgatttgatttgatttctgagaactaatttttaattcttttaagataATCTACAACATATtaagtttgtatttttttttgtattagtgTAGATCGAGATATACACCACTGCTACTAATTCAATGCCTCAATCAATCTCTTATAATGAACCAGTTACAAACAATACTAAAAGCCATGCAAATATGAAGTTAGTACTCACTTACTCtacttatatttttaatattttatcttcATCGCATAATattcatttaaaatattttttgtattgaaTAAATTAAGAGGTTTGATATTATGCACTACTATATAAAATGCCTAATGTTAAACAAAATGATGAATtctataataacaaaaataaaacaaataattaaCAAATACTATAAATTTTAAATAGGCAATACATTCATAAgactaataataacaataactttGTAATAAAATTTTGGTAACAAcatatatcttttaaaattaaatagtaaaattagaaaagatctaCCTTAAACACAAAATAACAACTATTGTAAAATAGTacaaaaatatgtttttattttatctcatgTATTTATTAATGTATTGTATAAATTatatggatcctttttattatagaATCTTTacccaattaaaaatttaatagatAGTAAAATTTGGTCATGGCAAAATgtgttctaattttttaaaaaatatcaaaatactATATTAAATTTTATAAGTCAATAGATAACTAAACTAAAAAACctcaaattaaaaatatagataacattgtatatatttttatgagttaCCGGACAAATTTTTATTGAATAACTAATTTAAGTACAAACTAAAAAAATGCTACTACAAATATTATTTAATGGCAATAACCGTAATACACATAACATTATTTAGTGATAAAAAATAAATCTTAATTAAATTACAGTAACTAAATAATAAGTCCTTGATGATAAAAAgattatcaaattaaaatttaataatgtatGGAATAAAACAtaaacactaaaaaaaaaaacaaaataaagtacaatgaataaactaatttttaaaaatattttcgtaATTTTAGCGGACAAAATCTTCATCATATCGTTATTTTgtcataataaatttaaaaaattaaattaaaaatattataaattaatagaCGACATTCAAAACTTTTAAAGAAACACAATAGAAGCATTATCATTCTGAAAAtactttttgtatattttaaaataattgagAATAAAAATTTACTCTATCGAATATTTCACCTCATATATTACCTTATATTACCTCTTTATTGTATGGTTTTATAATTTAAACATTTTAAAGTgttttatagtaattttaatttcaacaaaatatgatataaataagatcacatcaatattaaaataaaaaatatttatctaataaatttgaaaagtaaataatatattaacagaaaaaaaaaattaatttcttaaaaacaatagaaaagcggctgaacaggcacgttagtgcctgttgagccgctagtatGTATAATTTGTTTacaaattttgattttattgaagTATATTAgtatctctaatttttattttagtatttatcattttttttttgttttaaatctagcaaaatttttaaataatgctAAAATATCTTGCCGCATAACATTTTTGCTTGCAGGTAGCATAAAACTAATAGATTAAATTAACAacagaaactaaaataaaagtctTTTAAATAGTGTCAAATGGATTAATTTGCTCTATTTAGCTCTGCTCAGTTAAGTTTAATTTGTAGGTTAAATGATCTGAGTCAGTTATATATTAAGTATTTACAAATatctaaaatagaaaattagTAAGGCTAAACGGGTCAACATGTCTacttgctaattttttttttgtcaaaataaattatttctaattgaaaactaaaaaaaaattggactAAAATATTCAATTTTTGTTGTCTTTTTAATAGTTTCTGAGTTAAAACAGgagatatttaaaataaaatttgagatATTTGGTTATATTATTAAAAAgttgttaaaaatatttaaaaaataaaaaatattaacgaataataataattttttttatattttacaatccacatcatctccctttctcaatcatggatctaagtagaaatgaacagtctagaaggactctagggtcatatctCAATTTAACCACTAATGCAAAGATTTTTGTAATAATTACAGCTTAACTCTTATCAGCGAttgttaatataataatattattattcaaGTATTCAAcagattaacttttttttttccggGTTTTTCTTTCTAACTATATTATTGGCGGTTTTCTCTTGCATGAGTTGAGAGGTGCACCTTCAAAATGGTTTTATCCACTTCTAttattctctcttattctctAATTTCAACAACTTCCCTTCCAATTCCAACTGTAAGAAACTGTTTTCAAGTTAATCACACATTATATAATAGTAGCTACTCAATTTGATTAAATCATCATCTTACTTGATTGCTTGTCTGAGACTCTAGGTTGTGAAGTTGGAATCTTTTTCCCCAAAAAATGGTGGGTTTATCAGAATTGGAGGATTTACTTCTTCAATGGCACCCAGAAATCGAAGATTAGCTACTTGTTCTGTTTCAGGAGATGGCTCTTCCTCTATTGGCACTGATGTGCCTTTCCCTTCTGATTACCCTGAGCTTCTGGAACAAGTAAGTGTCATCATTCACCCTTCTGcatcaatttccttttcttttggTTAATTGTAACATAGTGTCATCAATTCACCCTTCCTTTCCCTGCTGAATATCCGTTCTTTTAAATAACCATTTACAGAACCATTTACGTTTAGATAACCATTTACATTTACACGGTGAATGTGAAGGATAGTTTTTTTAATAACATGTCGTTACATGACAGTATCAAAACTAAATTCTAATATTTAATGTTAATGGATTAATGTAGTGGTGGTCTGCTTTTATGTGCCAATTTTATGCAGTTCAGAGTGTATATAAAATTTACTTAACccccagaaaagggggaaaaatgTTAGTgtaatactaaaaattatgtgtCTTTGTTAATGGCTCAACCAACAGGCTAGAGTTGCAGTGGAATTGGCCATGAAGGATAACAAACAGCTAATGGTGAGTCATATGTGATAGTGATTTTTCTATTAGGAATCGTTAGTCAAGAATGAAAGTTACACACACCAAAGTGAGGAGCTATTATTAGAGACTGTAATGAACAGCAATCTTATACAGGAGATTGAATTTCCGACAGCAGGACTTGCTTCAGTATCAGGTTCTTCATGTTCCAGTTTCCTAATTTTTTCCTCCATCATTTGTGGATTCTTGGTTTGGACTGTGTTTTAATTTGGTTTCTTTCCCTCCATTATGACATCAGGTGATGGTGAAGGTGGAATTGAGATGACCGAGAGCATGCAATTGATTCGTGAATTTTGCGATCGCTTCGTCAGTGCAGAGAAAGCAACTCGAACAAGAATAGTAATCTTCTTGATttagagcatcattcttatgttttatttcaacacATACAACTTTTTGCAGTTAGCTTCAAGTGTCTTGTTCTACGACCTTTTACAAAATGCTTTCACTTTCTCATTTATATATTGTTTCCTTTTTTCCTCGTAATTAACTTGTTATTGTCTCGAATGCTATCTCATTCAAATGTTTATCTTGTTCAGTAGAGGTTGTTATGCCAGTGTTTTCGTCGTCAAGATTCAATTTCATCCCTTGCAGCTATGCATAACCCTGTAAATATCAGTTTTTTCCAGAGGCTAGTGAAGTGGACTTTGCTAGAAAATCAGTCTTTGGTGGAGCTTCTTTTAAGTTAGACTATCTGACAAAGCCTTCATTTTTCGAAGATTTCGGTTTTGTTGAAAAAGTAAAAATGTCTGACAGAGTGAAGGAAGGAGATGAACTCTTCTTGGTAGCCTACCCTTACTTTAATGTCAATGGTAGATCCTAACTTCTTTTGTATTGTTATATAAGCAATAGAAGTTTCTTGACTACTGTTCCATTGTATTTCAGAAATGCTTGTTGTGGAAGAATTGTACAGAGATGCAGTCTTGAACACTGAACGGAAACTCATTATTTTCAACGGAGAAATCGATCGGATAAGATCTGGGTGTATCTTTTGCAAAAATTGAGCAGTGATTTTATATTTGAGCTTGATGTACCTGCTCCTATCCAGCTTTTATTTCTATCTTTTGCAAAATCATTGTTTGATGGCAATCAGAAAAGAAGGTACCACAATGTAGAAAATCAAAGATTTTATCAACAAGTTTTTTAACGCTAAAATTTCTCATAGTCCTTCTGTCATTAGCCATAATATAGTTATCCTTGAACGAATCAAGATTATCCACCATTCTTCTACCCAAAGCTTGCTGCACTCACCAAGACCTTGCTGCCGATGATGGAAACCGTGTATTACATTCATAATTTCAAGGGCCGCAACGGAGGAACACTTTTCAGGTTTGCTTCATAATTAACTTTATGTTGGAATTGAAGGTCATGCTTAGGAGTGAAATATTTCATGGCTAATATTATGGTAATCTGGAAAATTTTCAATGTTTTGCTTGAAGATTAAATAGAATTTATGTTGATGGAAGACTTGGTTAGCTTAATAATTGCATGTGGCACTTATGTTTTGTGTGTTTATTTCAATTGCCATAGGTGCTATCCTGGACCCTGGAAGGTCCTGAGGTATGTGGGTAATAAATCTATTTGTGTGCATCAGCAAGATACTATGCCATCACTAAAGGAAGTTGCCCTTGAAATTCTTCCAACTTCCTGAAATTTTTACAAGCTGTAATGGTAAGCAATTATGGTGGTGTCCTTGTGCCATATAACTTAGGAACACTTTTACAAATTTTCACTATGCTATTTGTATAGACAAGAAGCAACATTggcaaataaaatttttgttttttatgtttctttgtttttcaaGGGAGTAAGACTAATGAAAAGCAAATTTATGAAGCTTCAGAAGACACATTTTGTATTAGCAGAATGCATCAAGTGTCTTTATTAAGGACTGATCAGCAACAAGGGGTTGCTGAAATCATTGTAATAGTTGTGGCTCAAAGAAATGGCGTTTTTTCCTTAGCAAATAATAAGTGGTCTTAATAGCTAGCAAGTTAGTTTGAAAAGTAATCTGAGATAAAACTTTATTTATTTGTCTGTTTGTGTTGTTTAGTGCACAAATAACTTTATGTAACAAGTAACAACCACCTGAACTGATTGGTTAAACAAGTAACAAGTAATAACTTTATATAACAAGTTAGTTTGAAAAAATACCAAAGACTTTGAAAAGATTACCTTTTACCAAGCCAAAATGGCTTTGAATTGATAATGTAATTAATAaaagatgtaaaaaaaaaaaaaagcgtaaACTAGAGTATTCTATTACTAATTTCAAATTACATAACATATTTTGGTATAACtgtgtgaaatcaaaacaatgaagATGGTTTTATTCCAAACGCGTAGAATAAAGGGTGGGTCGTCCTTGGACACAAAGTCTTAGATTCTAAATTCCCCCGTTGATTGTGAGAAAGACTTCATTGACTTAGAAACTCTAGGAAAAAAGATAAGGTATATGTGATTATGATCAAGAGCTTCACTGTTTACTTTGCAAACAACACAGAAAACTCCAATCTCTGAGTATTCTAGCATTGCACCTTCAAATTTTGCAATCATGGCTGAGGCTGTTGTCACTGTTTTGCTGGAGAAATTGA carries:
- the LOC107642388 gene encoding protein LOW PSII ACCUMULATION 3, chloroplastic, with the translated sequence MVLSTSIILSYSLISTTSLPIPTVVKLESFSPKNGGFIRIGGFTSSMAPRNRRLATCSVSGDGSSSIGTDVPFPSDYPELLEQARVAVELAMKDNKQLMEIEFPTAGLASVSGDGEGGIEMTESMQLIREFCDRFVSAEKATRTRIFFPEASEVDFARKSVFGGASFKLDYLTKPSFFEDFGFVEKVKMSDRVKEGDELFLVAYPYFNVNEMLVVEELYRDAVLNTERKLIIFNGEIDRIRSGYYPPFFYPKLAALTKTLLPMMETVYYIHNFKGRNGGTLFRCYPGPWKVLRYVGNKSICVHQQDTMPSLKEVALEILPTS